In Asanoa sp. WMMD1127, one genomic interval encodes:
- a CDS encoding GNAT family N-acetyltransferase encodes MSVVVRRATVADAAALSALRRDGVADDAFDTSFSEWLAAHVETHLPFVAELDGRVVGMAWLFVAARVPSRSRRDRRFGDVQSVYVLPSARGRGVGAALLAEVLACAEQLSLEHVTVHSSDRAVSLYTRAGFGQDRTWLRWTPT; translated from the coding sequence GTGAGCGTGGTCGTGCGGCGGGCGACCGTCGCCGACGCGGCGGCGCTGTCGGCGCTACGCCGCGACGGGGTGGCCGATGACGCGTTCGACACGTCGTTCTCCGAGTGGCTGGCCGCGCATGTGGAGACCCACCTGCCGTTCGTCGCCGAGCTGGACGGGCGGGTGGTCGGGATGGCCTGGCTGTTCGTCGCGGCGCGGGTGCCGAGCCGGTCGCGGCGCGACCGCCGGTTCGGCGACGTGCAGTCGGTGTACGTGCTGCCCTCGGCGCGCGGCCGCGGCGTGGGGGCGGCGTTGCTGGCCGAGGTGCTGGCCTGCGCTGAACAGTTGTCGCTGGAGCACGTGACCGTGCACTCGAGCGACCGGGCGGTGTCGCTCTATACCCGGGCCGGTTTCGGCCAGGACCGCACCTGGCTGCGCTGGACGCCCACCTAG
- a CDS encoding tetratricopeptide repeat protein, with protein MSLPSPLAAALRQAQALRDAGDLPTARAMLEDAVDAARPVLGDDHPELLGGQHALATLHREADDPTAARRVLEEALAAGELHRGEADPLLLALSYDLGAVAEELGNRHEARRNFTRVTTYGPAAFGEDHHMVRSAAAYLSSAGGELPPLPPLQPTVAPPPPGGPAFGAPSGDAPFAAGRGPKGRPTHLGEATRDAPPRFAPSAGPPTSWPPQAPPAERTGASTTGAPAWPGREVAPGVFAPGQADAAARAAIEAPTQALPTQRPPGGQAAPAAWFDANATPESPPGPWGPPPSKPAGAAWGGGPPAGATEPWGREVAPAGDRLPTALGNRHEPAASPATAVEVAPVSLHGPMAAAAARERARGRSATVAAFVAAGAAVVLALVVLFVVFRRETEPPRVGAVPDISAGAPVPSGPALGGEPPSDLAVRADGDALLVTWTDPTAGTVPFILAAGRAGTQLRAMATIEPGVTRYLANGLSTKADYCFTVVAVYSTDKYAASGQVCTNRTADAPR; from the coding sequence GTGTCGCTGCCCTCCCCGCTCGCCGCCGCGCTCCGCCAGGCCCAGGCGCTGCGCGACGCCGGCGACCTGCCCACGGCCCGCGCCATGCTCGAAGACGCGGTCGACGCCGCCCGCCCGGTGCTCGGCGACGACCACCCGGAGCTGCTGGGCGGCCAACACGCCCTGGCCACCCTGCACCGCGAGGCCGACGACCCGACCGCCGCGCGCCGGGTCCTGGAGGAAGCCCTCGCCGCCGGCGAACTGCACCGCGGCGAAGCCGATCCGCTGCTGCTGGCCCTTTCCTACGACCTGGGCGCCGTGGCCGAGGAGCTCGGCAACCGCCACGAGGCCCGCCGCAACTTCACCCGGGTCACGACGTACGGGCCGGCCGCGTTCGGTGAAGACCATCACATGGTCCGGTCCGCGGCCGCCTACCTGTCGTCCGCGGGTGGGGAACTGCCCCCGCTGCCCCCGCTCCAGCCGACGGTCGCGCCCCCGCCGCCCGGTGGGCCGGCGTTCGGCGCGCCATCCGGAGACGCGCCGTTCGCCGCTGGCCGCGGCCCCAAGGGTCGACCGACGCATCTCGGCGAAGCGACGCGAGACGCGCCGCCGCGGTTCGCGCCGTCCGCCGGGCCGCCGACGAGTTGGCCGCCGCAGGCGCCGCCGGCCGAGCGCACCGGCGCGAGCACGACGGGGGCTCCGGCCTGGCCGGGGCGTGAGGTGGCGCCCGGAGTCTTCGCGCCTGGCCAGGCCGATGCCGCCGCCCGAGCCGCGATCGAGGCGCCGACGCAGGCGCTGCCGACGCAGCGGCCGCCGGGCGGGCAGGCAGCACCGGCCGCCTGGTTCGACGCGAACGCGACCCCGGAGAGCCCGCCCGGGCCGTGGGGACCGCCACCGTCCAAGCCAGCCGGGGCCGCGTGGGGCGGCGGGCCGCCGGCCGGTGCCACCGAGCCGTGGGGGCGGGAGGTGGCGCCGGCGGGCGATCGGTTGCCCACGGCTCTCGGAAACCGCCACGAGCCCGCCGCCTCTCCTGCGACGGCGGTCGAGGTGGCGCCCGTATCCCTGCATGGTCCGATGGCTGCCGCCGCGGCGCGGGAGCGGGCGCGGGGGCGCAGTGCGACGGTGGCCGCGTTCGTCGCCGCCGGCGCGGCGGTCGTGCTGGCGCTGGTGGTGCTGTTCGTGGTGTTCCGGCGGGAGACCGAGCCGCCGCGGGTGGGCGCGGTGCCCGACATCAGCGCGGGCGCGCCGGTGCCGAGCGGGCCGGCGCTGGGCGGTGAACCCCCCAGTGACCTGGCGGTACGCGCGGACGGCGACGCGCTGCTGGTCACCTGGACCGATCCGACGGCGGGAACGGTGCCGTTCATCCTCGCCGCGGGGCGGGCGGGCACCCAGTTGCGGGCGATGGCGACGATCGAGCCCGGTGTGACCCGATATCTGGCGAACGGGCTGAGCACCAAGGCGGACTACTGCTTCACGGTGGTGGCGGTCTATTCGACCGACAAGTACGCGGCGTCCGGTCAGGTGTGCACCAACCGTACGGCCGATGCTCCGCGGTAA
- a CDS encoding MMPL family transporter, protein MWTEWILRHRRLVMLGWLVLAVIGGALAPRAIDRLSYDFSFPGQPAYEANQRIQETFGGGGDVDPLVVTVTLPEGKTFDDPGVRDELAAAFGRLQRPDWRVASPLDVADADAFVRDDTAFALVYPPLTPGPAPYAAALPQLEGALAGVTVGGAQPLVTGVDPLNESGGGSDRPIIVEIALGAGGALIVLALAFGSLLALVPLLMAAVAITTTFLLVLALTAGLDVSFIVQYLVGLIGLGVAIDYALLLVMRWREERAGGADNEQAVRTAMATAGRAVVFSGVTVAISLLALIVLPLPFLRSVGLGGLLIPLVSVLVAVTLLPALLASVGPRLEWPRRKLPKTESRSWHAIGGFVVRHRWLSAVLATAALVVMALPVFGLRLGSPELAAIGGGDSPAAVGYQNLAEAGAAGALRPIEVVTTDPAAAERLAGVEGVWEVVAPNGPGWTAGDQRLVPVLLTEDPASPAGAATVDRIRAAAPGEVGGTAAQDADAVDAIYGDSWWVLALVVVITFALLARALRSIWLPIKALLLNVVSIAAAYGLTVLIWQDGYGSEALFGTESSGSVTVWVPIAAFSFLFGLSMDYEVFILSRIREGHDAGLSTDEATVHGIAYTGRLVTSAALILVLAFIALSTVPVVDVKIFATTLALGIALDATIVRGILTPALVAAFGRVNWWWPGRRSA, encoded by the coding sequence ATGTGGACCGAGTGGATCCTGCGGCACCGGCGGCTCGTCATGCTCGGCTGGCTGGTGCTCGCGGTGATCGGCGGCGCCCTGGCACCGCGGGCGATCGACCGGCTCAGCTACGACTTCAGCTTCCCGGGCCAGCCGGCCTACGAGGCCAACCAGCGGATCCAGGAGACCTTCGGTGGCGGCGGCGACGTGGACCCGCTGGTCGTCACCGTCACCCTGCCCGAGGGAAAGACCTTCGACGATCCCGGCGTACGCGATGAGCTCGCCGCCGCGTTCGGTCGGCTCCAGCGGCCGGACTGGCGGGTCGCCTCCCCGCTCGACGTCGCCGACGCCGACGCGTTCGTCCGCGACGACACCGCGTTCGCCCTGGTCTATCCGCCGCTCACCCCCGGCCCCGCCCCGTACGCCGCCGCCCTCCCCCAGCTCGAAGGCGCGCTGGCCGGTGTCACCGTAGGTGGCGCGCAACCGCTGGTCACCGGCGTCGACCCGCTCAACGAGAGCGGCGGCGGGTCCGACCGGCCCATCATCGTGGAGATCGCGCTCGGCGCCGGCGGCGCGCTGATCGTGCTGGCGCTGGCCTTCGGCTCGCTGCTCGCCCTGGTGCCCCTGCTGATGGCCGCCGTCGCGATCACCACGACGTTCCTGCTGGTCCTGGCACTGACCGCCGGCCTCGACGTCTCGTTCATCGTGCAGTACCTGGTGGGTCTGATCGGCCTCGGCGTCGCCATCGACTACGCGTTGCTGCTGGTCATGCGCTGGCGCGAGGAGCGCGCGGGCGGGGCCGACAACGAGCAGGCGGTACGCACGGCGATGGCCACCGCCGGCCGCGCTGTCGTGTTCAGCGGGGTCACGGTGGCGATCTCGCTGCTCGCGTTGATCGTGCTCCCCCTGCCGTTCCTGCGCAGCGTCGGCCTCGGCGGCCTGCTGATCCCGCTGGTCAGCGTGCTGGTCGCGGTGACCCTGCTGCCGGCGCTGCTCGCCTCCGTCGGTCCCAGGCTGGAGTGGCCCCGCCGCAAGCTGCCGAAGACGGAGAGCCGGTCCTGGCACGCCATCGGCGGGTTCGTCGTCCGGCACCGCTGGCTCTCCGCCGTCCTCGCCACCGCCGCCCTGGTCGTCATGGCCCTGCCCGTCTTCGGCCTGCGCCTCGGTTCGCCGGAGCTCGCGGCGATCGGGGGCGGCGACAGCCCGGCCGCCGTGGGCTACCAGAACCTGGCCGAGGCCGGCGCGGCCGGCGCGCTGCGGCCGATCGAGGTCGTCACCACGGATCCGGCGGCGGCCGAGCGGCTGGCCGGCGTGGAGGGCGTGTGGGAGGTGGTCGCCCCGAACGGGCCCGGCTGGACGGCCGGCGACCAGCGGCTGGTGCCCGTGCTGTTGACGGAGGACCCGGCGTCGCCGGCGGGCGCGGCGACGGTCGACCGGATCCGGGCGGCGGCGCCGGGCGAGGTCGGCGGCACGGCGGCGCAGGACGCCGACGCGGTCGACGCGATCTACGGTGACAGCTGGTGGGTGCTCGCCCTCGTCGTGGTGATCACGTTCGCGCTGCTGGCCCGGGCGCTCCGGTCGATCTGGCTGCCGATCAAGGCGCTGCTGCTCAACGTGGTGTCGATCGCGGCGGCGTACGGCCTCACGGTGTTGATCTGGCAGGACGGCTACGGCAGCGAGGCCCTGTTCGGCACGGAGTCCAGCGGGTCGGTCACGGTGTGGGTGCCGATCGCCGCGTTCTCGTTCCTGTTCGGGCTGTCGATGGACTACGAGGTGTTCATCCTGTCCCGGATCCGCGAGGGCCACGACGCCGGCCTGTCGACCGACGAGGCGACGGTGCACGGCATCGCGTACACCGGGCGGTTGGTCACCTCGGCCGCGCTCATCCTGGTGCTGGCGTTCATCGCGCTGTCGACGGTGCCGGTGGTCGACGTGAAGATCTTCGCGACGACGCTGGCCCTCGGCATCGCCCTCGACGCGACGATCGTCCGCGGCATCCTGACCCCCGCCTTGGTGGCCGCGTTCGGCCGCGTCAACTGGTGGTGGCCGGGCCGCCGATCCGCGTGA
- a CDS encoding aminotransferase class IV produces the protein MLQSYDARNADIRYSVNGVLRHRDEPGLSPFDSVVQGGDAVWEGLRLYDGRIFALDAHLTRLRRSASALNFAGIPSNADITAAVRETLAANDMRDGVHVRLTLTRGVKLTSGMDPRLNTAGCTLIVLAEHKPPVYDTSGLTLITSSVRRPGADVLDPKIHHANLLNSILAKIEANVAGADDALMLDSRGFVAETNATHLFAVVDGGLVTPRTVACPEGITRDTVLKLAPEAGVPTEVRDVSLVEMYNADEVFCTGTMGELAAVTTIDGRVVGAGEVGPVTAKLSGIYQAYARANAQEL, from the coding sequence ATGCTGCAGAGCTACGACGCGCGGAACGCCGACATCCGGTATTCGGTCAACGGCGTGCTGCGGCACCGGGACGAGCCCGGTTTGTCGCCGTTCGACTCGGTTGTCCAGGGTGGCGACGCCGTCTGGGAGGGCCTGCGGCTTTACGACGGCCGGATCTTCGCGCTCGACGCCCACCTCACCCGCCTGCGCCGTTCGGCCAGCGCGCTCAACTTCGCCGGCATACCGTCCAATGCGGACATAACGGCCGCCGTCCGCGAGACGCTGGCGGCCAACGACATGCGCGACGGCGTACACGTGCGACTGACCCTGACCCGCGGCGTCAAGCTCACCAGCGGCATGGACCCGCGGCTCAACACCGCGGGCTGCACGTTGATCGTGCTCGCCGAGCACAAACCGCCCGTGTACGACACGTCGGGCCTGACGCTGATCACCTCGAGTGTCCGCCGGCCCGGCGCCGACGTGCTCGACCCGAAGATCCACCACGCGAACCTGCTCAACTCGATCCTCGCGAAGATCGAGGCCAACGTGGCCGGCGCCGACGACGCGCTCATGTTGGACTCCCGGGGCTTCGTGGCCGAGACCAACGCCACGCACCTGTTCGCGGTGGTGGACGGCGGGCTGGTCACCCCGCGTACCGTCGCGTGTCCGGAAGGGATCACCCGCGACACCGTGCTGAAGCTGGCACCGGAAGCCGGCGTCCCGACCGAGGTGCGCGACGTGAGCCTGGTCGAGATGTACAACGCCGACGAGGTGTTCTGCACCGGGACGATGGGCGAGCTGGCCGCGGTGACGACGATCGACGGCCGCGTCGTCGGCGCCGGCGAGGTGGGTCCGGTGACCGCCAAGCTGTCCGGGATCTACCAGGCGTACGCCCGGGCCAACGCTCAGGAGCTCTAG
- a CDS encoding HAD family hydrolase — translation MIRIAMWSGPRNVSTALMRSFGARADCAVVDEPLYAFYLAATGLDHPGRAAILASQPTHWWGAVDALRRPAGKALQYEKHMAHHLLPEVGREWLGEVVNAYLIRDPAHVVASYAKVRGTPTLEDLGYPQQVEIFRAHGGPVLDSAALLRDPAGQLRKLCAELGIEFDPAMLTWPAGRRDSDGVWAPHWYAAVERSTGFAPYRDEPVDVPAHLTHLVEAAQPFYDELAAHRL, via the coding sequence GTGATCCGGATCGCGATGTGGTCGGGTCCGCGCAACGTCTCGACCGCCCTGATGCGCAGCTTCGGCGCGCGGGCCGACTGCGCCGTGGTCGACGAGCCGCTCTACGCCTTCTACCTGGCGGCCACCGGGCTCGACCACCCGGGCCGGGCGGCGATCCTGGCCAGCCAGCCCACCCACTGGTGGGGCGCGGTCGACGCGCTGCGCCGGCCCGCCGGCAAGGCGCTGCAGTACGAGAAGCACATGGCGCACCACCTGCTGCCCGAGGTGGGCCGGGAGTGGTTGGGCGAGGTCGTCAACGCGTACCTGATCCGGGATCCGGCGCATGTGGTCGCCTCGTACGCCAAGGTCCGTGGCACGCCGACGCTCGAGGACCTCGGCTATCCGCAGCAGGTGGAGATCTTCCGCGCCCACGGCGGGCCGGTGCTCGACTCGGCGGCGCTGCTGCGCGACCCCGCAGGCCAGCTCCGCAAGCTCTGCGCCGAGCTGGGCATCGAGTTCGACCCGGCGATGCTGACCTGGCCGGCCGGTCGGCGGGACAGCGACGGGGTCTGGGCCCCGCACTGGTACGCGGCGGTCGAGCGGTCCACCGGCTTCGCGCCCTACCGCGACGAGCCGGTCGACGTGCCCGCCCACCTGACGCACCTGGTGGAGGCGGCGCAGCCGTTCTACGACGAGCTGGCCGCACACCGGCTCTAG
- a CDS encoding HEAT repeat domain-containing protein, with protein MDAAEEVARLLTAAGGSGFPDALARFETLPDTACAALLAVVAGTVPRPPTGAPGAHPRDVVEDASETVHVAARRWPERFEAVVVATPALRRDTNVAHALRELDTPGSLAILVAAAQVREAGHGYLRATAVASLLARRSPALTDLLPRLLGDRHDAARQAAVDAAPRFADERALPALRRIADNPRRTPWERDRARRAITRIGGPATTS; from the coding sequence GTGGACGCCGCGGAGGAGGTCGCCCGGTTGCTCACCGCCGCCGGCGGGTCGGGGTTCCCGGACGCGCTGGCCCGGTTCGAGACATTGCCGGACACGGCGTGCGCGGCCCTGCTCGCGGTGGTGGCCGGCACCGTGCCGCGCCCGCCGACCGGGGCACCCGGCGCCCATCCGCGCGACGTCGTGGAGGACGCCTCCGAGACGGTGCACGTCGCCGCCCGCCGGTGGCCCGAGCGCTTCGAGGCGGTCGTCGTCGCGACCCCGGCGCTCCGCCGCGACACCAACGTCGCGCACGCGCTCCGCGAGCTGGACACGCCGGGTTCGCTGGCGATCCTGGTGGCGGCGGCCCAGGTGCGGGAGGCGGGCCACGGCTATCTGCGGGCGACGGCGGTGGCGAGCCTGCTGGCCCGGCGGAGCCCCGCCTTGACCGACCTGCTGCCCCGCCTGCTCGGCGACCGCCACGACGCGGCCCGCCAGGCGGCCGTGGACGCGGCGCCGCGCTTCGCGGACGAGCGGGCGTTGCCGGCCCTACGCCGCATCGCCGACAACCCCCGCCGCACACCGTGGGAGCGGGACAGGGCCCGACGCGCGATCACGCGGATCGGCGGCCCGGCCACCACCAGTTGA
- a CDS encoding MarR family winged helix-turn-helix transcriptional regulator produces the protein MEFDDDAVVPWTVVRASHALSRMFTAELAKVGLKPHLFGILATLSRNPGMSSAELARQVRVTPQSMGSLLRGLVAEGLVTHPAPRRGQPLSVSLTAAGHELLGRAWPIIARMNRPAALGLSAAEAAQLNSLLHRVLAATG, from the coding sequence ATGGAGTTCGACGACGACGCCGTGGTCCCGTGGACCGTCGTCCGGGCCAGCCACGCGCTCAGCCGGATGTTCACGGCCGAGCTGGCCAAGGTGGGCCTCAAGCCGCACCTGTTCGGCATCCTGGCCACGCTGAGCCGCAACCCGGGCATGTCGTCGGCGGAGCTCGCCCGGCAGGTGCGGGTCACGCCGCAGAGCATGGGCTCGCTGCTGCGCGGGCTGGTCGCCGAAGGCCTCGTCACACACCCGGCGCCGCGGCGGGGGCAGCCGCTGTCGGTCAGCCTGACCGCCGCCGGGCACGAGCTGCTCGGGCGGGCCTGGCCGATCATCGCGCGGATGAACCGGCCTGCGGCGCTCGGCCTGTCCGCGGCCGAGGCCGCGCAGCTCAACTCGCTGCTCCACCGGGTGCTGGCGGCGACGGGGTGA